Proteins from a genomic interval of Candidatus Poribacteria bacterium:
- a CDS encoding cytochrome c produces the protein MRHLAVIIVMIMVWLNGLIWLAKQVDPSTKYQSEVEYKYARYCAGCHGNNGEGNGRIGRFKKLDPADLTDSGLWDMHSDEQLLESINAGKDDMPAFYYYLSDEEQREILAYIKEMFRP, from the coding sequence ATGAGACACCTTGCGGTCATTATCGTCATGATTATGGTATGGCTCAACGGCTTAATCTGGTTGGCTAAGCAGGTTGATCCGAGTACGAAGTATCAGTCAGAGGTTGAATACAAATACGCTCGATATTGCGCGGGATGCCACGGCAATAATGGAGAGGGCAATGGACGCATCGGACGTTTCAAAAAGTTGGATCCCGCAGACCTGACAGACAGCGGTCTTTGGGATATGCACAGCGACGAACAATTGCTGGAGAGCATCAATGCCGGAAAGGACGATATGCCGGCGTTCTATTATTACCTCAGTGATGAGGAGCAACGGGAAATACTCGCCTATATCAAGGAGATGTTTCGTCCGTAA